A single genomic interval of Pseudodesulfovibrio sp. S3 harbors:
- a CDS encoding Lrp/AsnC family transcriptional regulator, which translates to MNNRKIDKLDLEILKILQEDGKVSNAEVARKVGKAPSAVLERVRKLKKTDIIKGYECIVNHKALGRGLTAFTSIRVEEGVGATEVGQKLAEFPEVLEVHYTAGRDSYLVKVRVEDTEALQATLARFGTIGPVRDTNSTIVLTTVKESRVIPLPHENE; encoded by the coding sequence ATGAATAACAGAAAGATTGACAAGTTGGACTTGGAAATCCTGAAGATACTTCAGGAAGACGGCAAGGTTTCCAATGCAGAAGTGGCCCGAAAAGTCGGCAAGGCTCCTTCGGCGGTGCTGGAACGCGTGCGCAAGCTGAAGAAGACCGACATCATCAAAGGCTATGAGTGTATTGTCAACCATAAAGCTTTGGGCAGGGGGCTGACCGCCTTCACATCCATTCGGGTGGAGGAAGGCGTTGGGGCCACCGAAGTCGGACAGAAGTTGGCTGAATTCCCGGAAGTTCTTGAAGTGCATTACACGGCAGGGCGGGATTCCTATCTTGTGAAGGTCCGAGTTGAAGACACGGAAGCCCTGCAGGCGACTCTGGCAAGATTTGGGACCATCGGGCCGGTCCGGGATACCAATTCCACCATAGTGTTGACCACGGTGAAGGAATCACGGGTCATACCTCTACCCCACGAAAACGAATAG
- a CDS encoding ABC transporter permease, with the protein MTDAQISISPQGNSLHVALSGRLDAAGTAAIWSAAVKGVSAAPFTALTADCSGVTYMDGSGVALLVKLRKMAAQKNSAMTLANLREKDSQLVGLTWNIDLPEWQTSKERRGLATALGEMTNELWLGIRAMVAFVGESTLLLGQALLHPGQVRWKDVVLSCINVGVESLFIIALIGFLMGLIMSFQSAISLQRFGGEIFVPNMLGLVMFREMGPLVTSILLAARSGSAFAAEIGTMKINEELDALTTMGLSPMRFLVVPKLLATMMVIPLMTMFFNLASLVGGAVVMLSLGYPLVTFTSRVFSYLTLTDFWGGMAKALVFSFLVAGVGCLRGMQTRSGASAVGLSTTSAVVSGIILIAFADGLFAMAFYYIGI; encoded by the coding sequence ATGACAGACGCACAAATATCCATTTCGCCCCAGGGCAACAGCCTGCACGTGGCCCTTTCCGGCCGCCTGGACGCAGCAGGCACGGCCGCCATATGGTCCGCTGCGGTCAAAGGCGTCAGTGCAGCCCCGTTCACTGCCCTTACGGCCGATTGTAGCGGCGTCACCTACATGGACGGTTCCGGAGTGGCCCTGCTCGTCAAGCTCAGAAAAATGGCCGCGCAAAAGAACTCGGCCATGACCCTGGCCAACCTGCGCGAAAAAGACAGTCAACTTGTCGGCCTGACATGGAATATCGATCTGCCTGAGTGGCAGACCTCCAAAGAGCGGCGAGGATTGGCAACGGCCTTGGGCGAAATGACCAACGAACTGTGGCTGGGCATTCGTGCCATGGTCGCCTTTGTGGGCGAATCCACACTCCTGCTGGGTCAGGCGCTGCTACATCCGGGTCAGGTGCGCTGGAAGGACGTTGTGCTCTCCTGCATCAACGTGGGAGTCGAGTCCCTGTTCATCATCGCCCTGATCGGATTTCTCATGGGATTGATCATGTCCTTTCAATCCGCCATCAGCCTGCAGCGGTTCGGCGGCGAAATTTTCGTACCCAACATGCTCGGTCTGGTCATGTTCCGCGAAATGGGCCCCCTTGTGACTTCAATTCTCCTGGCCGCGCGGTCCGGTTCCGCCTTTGCCGCCGAAATCGGCACCATGAAGATCAACGAGGAACTGGACGCCCTGACCACCATGGGGCTGTCCCCCATGCGTTTTCTGGTAGTGCCGAAACTCCTGGCCACCATGATGGTCATTCCGCTGATGACCATGTTCTTCAATCTGGCCAGCCTGGTCGGCGGAGCCGTGGTCATGCTCTCCCTGGGATATCCGCTGGTCACCTTCACTTCGCGCGTTTTCTCCTACCTCACCCTGACTGATTTCTGGGGCGGCATGGCCAAGGCACTGGTCTTCAGCTTCCTGGTGGCCGGAGTCGGCTGCCTTCGCGGGATGCAGACCCGATCAGGAGCCAGCGCAGTCGGCCTGTCCACCACCAGCGCCGTTGTTTCGGGCATCATCCTCATCGCCTTTGCCGATGGCTTATTTGCCATGGCTTTCTATTATATAGGGATATAA